A single window of Solanum dulcamara chromosome 5, daSolDulc1.2, whole genome shotgun sequence DNA harbors:
- the LOC129890495 gene encoding uncharacterized protein LOC129890495 yields MRFGRKGKLSPRYIGPYQIVRKVGKVAYELDLPTDLDAVHPVFHVSMLRKFVGDPSRVFPVQNIQVTEELSYEEQPVAILDRQVRRLRTKDVASVKVLWRNNNREEMTWEAEEKMKKKYPQLFSAPTGAIANYGA; encoded by the exons ATGAGATTCGGCAgaaaagggaaacttagtccgAGATACATCGGGCCTTATCAGATTGTCCGTAaagtaggcaaggttgcctatgaattGGATCTACCAACTGATTTAGACGCAgtacatccggtgttccacgtgtCTATGCTTCGTAAATTCGTTGGCGATCCTTCCAGAGTATTTCCTGTACAGAACATTCAGGTGACCGAGGAGCTATCCTATGAGGAACAGCCGGTGGCTATTTTAGATCGTCAGGTAAGGAGGTTACGCACCAAAGatgtggcatctgtcaaagtattgtggcgcAACAACAACCGAGAAGAAATGACTTGGGAGGCGGaggaaaaaatgaagaaaaagtatCCTCAGTTATTTTCTGCACCCACAG GTGCAATTGCCAATTATGGTGCATAG